From a single Mycosarcoma maydis chromosome 2, whole genome shotgun sequence genomic region:
- a CDS encoding uncharacterized protein (related to VAC14 - protein involved in regulated synthesis of PtdIns(3,5)P(2)): MDAALQKALLDRVYDKRKAATLDLERQVRECLAKGDRARVNLIVQQLCSLLSASPQNVNARNGGLIGLAGIAIALGVEIAPFLEQIAKPVLACFNDPDSKIRYFACESFYNIAKVCKGEILVYFNEIFDALSKLAADSELSVKNGAELLDRLLKDIVCEAAPHYVSQFQDISLIRAHQDAQDGFAGGIAELDVAREKAHQIDQEGTANNKVFSLARFIPLLAERMYVLSPFTRNYLVSWITVLGSVPELELVSHLPSFFDGLLKYLSDPNTDVRVATANVLADFLREIRHAAELAARRQAYEQHRAEQQEHKRRKGKQSVGTTAIDSEPVDLNTPDRALLASQPELQPRSTSPSKSMRSSSKAPSTRPRSEGATSPLPPPHDSEKADNDAEANTGDESAAEDGNQDDQEEDDEEDIWVDGTEVRIDYAAIMEILINHIGYPDEEIQATTLQWIAEFLLVVKDVVVPFTPRLISAILPSLAHHSPAIASAAHTTNINLYRVIQDIAAPPTPPSARPRVSSATTTLQGHRHTNSTASGRDRIATGSPTQNGNLTRHSSASRPSGSAAAAASTSATAPTPRPRSPRSRAGTVSGEPTAGIAAISLSDGITNDDRATSPNYNDIQGAAEEVDPFDYQMTVNALTLQLLDEHEETRVSALEWLLMLHQKSPRKILSMDDGTFPALLKTLSDPSDEVIRCDLRLLAQISSASEDSYFHAFMANLLSLFSTDRRLLETRGSLIIRQLCASLHTERIFRTLAEILEKDEDLEFASIMVQNLAIILITSPELADFRKKLRNLDSREGQQLFVSIYRCWCHNAVAAFSLCLLAQAYEHASNLLTIFAELEITVSLLIQIDKLVQLLESPIFTALRLQLLEPERYPYLFKCLYGILMLLPQSSAFVTLRNRLNAVNGLGFLHSVPRSSYSSRAATKGVSGSGSSSSGGAGGSTGVGGSSVGGSASMAEIKWNDLLHHFRVVQNKHERARRQAAMGASAVTGGMQLVPDYAVPRLPSAGGAGAAALSASSSTAGGGGGGRRRINQAATPVTGAPGASAPTGRFGLGLASTTQTGRGNGASASAPNTSTSSFFGIHLPTTAAATTSPWTSAHTASARSSSPSAARRYAPGQQQSSNPGSRHPSKGSSLR, from the coding sequence ATGGATGCCGCTCTCCAAAAGGCGCTGTTGGACCGCGTCTAcgacaagcgcaaagccGCCACGCTCGACCTCGAACGACAGGTGCGCGAGTGCCTTGCCAAAGGCGATCGTGCTCGTGTCAATCTCATCGTTCAGCAACTTTGTTCCCTCCTTTCCGCATCTCCGCAGAACGTCAATGCTCGCAATGGTGGCCTCATCGGTCTCGCCGGTATTGCCATTGCACTTGGGGTAGAGATTGCTCCTTTCCTAGAACAGATCGCCAAACCCGTCTTGGCCTGCTTCAACGACCCGGATAGCAAAATTCGCTACTTTGCCTGCGAGAGCTTCTACAATATCGCCAAGGTTTGCAAGGGCGAAATTCTCGTCTACTTCAATGAAATTTTTGATGCACTCTCCAAGCTTGCTGCCGACTCCGAACTCAGCGTCAAGAACGgcgctgagctgctcgaccgtCTGCTCAAGGACATTGTCTGCGAAGCAGCTCCGCATTATGTTTCCCAGTTCCAAGACATTTCACTTATTCGTGCTCATCAAGACGCACAAGACGGTTTTGCTGGTGGtatcgccgagcttgacgtGGCACGCGAAAAGGCGCATCAGATCGACCAAGAAGGCACCGCCAACAACAAGGTTTTCTCCCTCGCCCGTTTCATTCCATTGCTGGCTGAGCGCATGTACGTGCTGAGCCCTTTTACCCGCAACTACCTCGTTAGCTGGATCACTGTTCTCGGTTCGGTCcctgagctcgagctcgtcagTCACCTCCCCTCTTTCTTCGATGGCTTGCTCAAATACCTCAGTGATCCAAATACCGACGTTCGTGTCGCCACTGCTAACGTCTTGGCCGACTTTTTACGAGAGATCCGTCAtgccgccgagcttgccgcGAGGAGACAGGCCtacgagcagcatcgtgcTGAGCAACAGGAGCACAAGAGAAGAAAGGGTAAGCAAAGCGTTGGCACAACAGCCATCGATAGCGAGCCTGTCGACTTGAACACCCCAGATAGAGCGCTGCTTGCTTCCCAGCCCGAGTTGCAACCCAGGAGTACAAGTCCGAGTAAATCCATGCGATCGTCTTCAAAGGCACCTTCGACAAGGCCGCGATCAGAAGGCGCTACATCTCCGTTGCCTCCTCCACATGACTCTGAAAAGGCGGATAATGACGCTGAAGCAAACACCGGCGATGAATCGGCCGCAGAGGACGGcaaccaagacgatcaagaagaagacgatgaagaagaCATCTGGGTTGACGGTACCGAGGTCCGCATCGACTATGCCGCCATCATGGAAATTCTCATCAACCACATTGGCTATCCAGACGAAGAGATTCAGGCGACAACCCTGCAGTGGATCGCCGAGTTTCTGCTGGTAGTCAAGGACGTCGTCGTGCCCTTTACACCTCGGCTCATCTCTGCCATCCTTCCGAGCTTGGCGCATCACAGTCCGGCCATTGCAAGTGCAGCGCACACAACCAACATCAATCTTTACAGAGTTATCCAGGACATTGCTGCTCCGCCTACACCACCCAGCGCGCGACCTCGTGTTTCGTCAGCAACGACGACTTTGCAGGGCCACAGACATACCAACTCCACCGCCTCGGGCCGCGACAGAATTGCCACCGGTAGTCCTACACAGAATGGCAACCTCACCAGGCATAGCTCTGCCTCACGACCATCTGGTTCcgccgcagctgcagcatcaACTAGTGCGACAGCTCCCACACCGCGACCCCGTTCTCCAAGATCACGTGCGGGCACGGTGAGCGGAGAACCCACGGCGGGCATCGCCGCCATCAGTCTTTCAGACGGTATAACCAACGACGATCGCGCGACTTCGCCCAATTACAATGACATCCAAGGCGCAGCAGAAGAGGTAGATCCTTTCGACTACCAGATGACGGTCAACGCGCTGACattgcagctgctcgatgaaCACGAAGAGACTCGAGTCTCTGCGCTTGAATGGCTCTTGATGTTGCATCAGAAGAGCCCTCGAAAGATCTTATCGATGGACGATGGAACTTTCCCTGCATTACTCAAAACACTATCCGATCCATCCGACGAAGTAATTCGATGTGATCTCCGCCTCCTTGCGCAGATCAGCTCTGCTTCGGAAGACTCATATTTCCACGCCTTCATGGCCAACTTACTCAGTCTGTTCAGTACCGACCGACGCTTGCTCGAGACGCGCGGATCGCTCATCATTCGACAACTTTGCGCGTCTCTTCACACCGAACGCATCTTCCgcacgctcgccgagatccTCGAGAAAGACGAAGACCTGGAATTCGCCAGCATCATGGTGCAGAATCTCGCTATCATCCTGATCACCTCTCCCGAGCTAGCTGACTTCCGCAAGAAGCTGCGCAACCTCGACTCGCGAGAAGGCCAACAACTGTTCGTTTCTATCTatcgctgctggtgccaCAATGCTGTGGCTGCGTTCAGTCTTTGCCTACTGGCGCAGGCGTACGAGCATGCCAGCAACTTGCTTACCATctttgccgagctcgagatcacggtctcgctgctcatccagatcgacaagctggtgcagctgctcgagtcgcCTATTTTCACAGCACTGCGACTGCAGTTGCTCGAGCCAGAGAGGTATCCGTACTTGTTCAAGTGTTTGTACGGCATCCtgatgctgttgccgcAGAGTTCAGCGTTTGTAACGCTCAGAAATCGTTTGAATGCGGTGAATGGGCTTGGCTTTTTGCACTCAgtgccgagatcgagctaCTCATCCAGGGCCGCAACCAAGGGTGTCTCTGGTTCTGGGAGCTCGTCTAGTGGTGGCGCGGGCGGAAGCACGGGCGTGGGAGGCAGCTCAGTGGGTGGTTCAGCCTCGATGGCCGAGATCAAATGGAACGACCTGCTGCATCATTTTCGGGTGGTTCAGAACAAGCACGAACGTGCACGTCGCCAAGCGGCCATGGGAGCGTCTGCTGTAACAGGAGGTATGCAGCTCGTACCGGACTATGCTGTACCGCGCCTCCCTTCAGCTGGCGGCGCAGGAGCGGCGGCTTTGTCTGCTTCATCGTCAACGGCTGGAGGTGGCGGAGGTGGTCGAAGACGCATCAACCAAGCGGCAACACCAGTAACTGGAGCTCCAGGCGCCTCTGCACCTACAGGCCGATTCGGACTCGGTCTGGCCTCAACCACTCAGACCGGCCGCGGAAATGGTGCTAGTGCATCGGCGCCAAATACGTCCAcaagcagcttcttcgGGATTCACCTTCccaccaccgctgccgctACGACCTCACCTTGGACCTCTGCTCACACGGCTTCCGCGCGCTCCTCAAGCCCATCCGCTGCTCGCCGGTACGCTCCTGGTCAGCAACAATCCTCGAACCCTGGATCTAGACATCCCAGCAAAGGCTCTTCGCTGCGTTAG
- a CDS encoding putative proteasome core particle subunit beta 1, with the protein MAVNGMDITGHLKKGEVNLGTSIMAVAYDKGVILGADSRTTMGSYIANRVTDKLTHLSDRIYCCRSGSAADTQAIADIVTYYLDMYAVESDSPPQTKVAANLFQEIVYQNKDRLSAGIIVAGWDKKDGGRVFNVPLGGGVFEQPWAIGGSGSTYIYGYCDATWKAGWGKHQTIEFVKNALALAMRRDGSSGGTIRLVDITEDGVERHFVPGDQLPELADKIV; encoded by the exons ATGGCGGTCAACGGAATGGACATCACGGGCCACCTGAAAAAGGGCGAGGTGAACCTGGGAACATCCATCATGGCTGTCGCTTACGACAAGGGTGTCATTCTGGGCGCAGATTCACGCACTACCATGGGCAGCTACATCGCCAACCGAGTCACAGACAAGCTCACGCACCTTTCAGACCGCATCTACTGCTGTCGTTCCGGATCTGCAGCCGACACACAAGCGATCGCCGACATTGTCACGTACTACCTCGACATGTACGCTGTCGAATCCGACTCTCCACCCCAAACCAAGGTGGCTGCGAACCTGTTCCAAGAGATCGTATACCAGAACAAGGACAGGTTGTCAGCAGGAATCATCGTCGCCGGCTgggacaagaaggacggTGGCAGAGTATTCAACGTGCCCCTCGGAGGCGGTGTATTCGAACAACCATGGGCAATCGGTGGAAGCGGTAGCACCTACATCTACGGCTACTGCGATGCAACATGGAAGGCTGGTTGGGGCAAGCACCAAACCATCGAGTTTGTAAAGAACG cactcgcactcgcaaTGAGAAGAGACGGCTCCTCAGGCGGAACCATCcgtctcgtcgacatcaCAGAGGACGGCGTAGAACGTCATTTTGTCCCCGGTGACCAGCTGCCAGAACTCGCCGACAAAATTGTATAA
- a CDS encoding putative calcineurin regulatory subunit B, with the protein MGQQGSQLLSDIEATSNFNSKEIQRLKKRFMKLDRDGSGSIDKDEFLQIPQIANNPLALRLIAIFDEDGGGTVDFQEFVAGLSAFSNQGSREEKLKFAFKVYDMDRDGLISNGELFLVLKMMVGNNLKDQQLQQIVDKTIMEADTNGDGKLDFDEFQAMVANTDVAKQLTLEDLF; encoded by the coding sequence ATGGGTCAACAAGGCTCCCAGCTGCTGTCGGACATCGAAGCAACGTCGAACTTCAACTCGAAGGAGATCCAACGTCTGAAGAAACGGTTTATGAAACTGGACCGTGATGGATCTGGCTCGATCGACAAAGACGAATTCCTGCAGATTCCGCAGATCGCCAACAACCCACTAGCGCTTCGACTGATCGCAATCTTTGATGAGGACGGAGGAGGCACGGTCGATTTTCAAGAGTTCGTTGCTGGTCTCTCTGCGTTTTCTAACCAAGGCTCTCGCGAAGAAAAGCTCAAGTTCGCATTCAAGGTGTACGATATGGACCGAGACGGGCTGATCAGCAACGGCGAATTGTTCTTGGTACTCAAGATGATGGTCGGCAACAACTTGAAGGATCAACAGTTGCAACAGATTGTGGATAAGACCATCATGGAAGCGGACACCAACGGAGATGGTAAATTGGACTTTGACGAGTTCCAGGCTATGGTCGCTAATACCGACGTGGCGAAACAGTTGACATTGGAAGATCTGTTCTAG
- a CDS encoding mitochondrial 37S ribosomal protein uS13m (related to mitochondrial ribosomal protein S13) gives MYLLGVHLADHKLVRIALTNFYGISYATANRLCARLSLHDRATVSSLTESQITQLSAYLSSPGSIPARKASPTLLPSSSAVCSSQDVVRPSMEQNAANDALRQIKIEADLKRVLHANINHHRDVGSYRGRRHAAHLPVRGQRTSTNARTAKKLNRLERRGFGTVARTTTEQHANVSLQDLLRPLARIRFGGEC, from the exons ATGTATCTGCTCGGTGTGCATTTGGCGGATCATAAGCTTGTCAGG ATCGCTCTGACAAACTTTTATGGCATCTCGTATGCTACGGCAAATCGGCTGTGTGCACGTCTATCCTTGCACGATCGAGCTACCGTGTCGTCTTTGACCGAGTCGCAGATCACCCAGCTCTCGGCATACCTTTCTTCACCAGGATCGATCCCTGCTCGTAAAGCATCGCCCACGCTCCTCccctcgtcgagcgctgTCTGCTCAAGCCAAGACGTTGTTCGTCCGTCCATGGAGCAGAACGCGGCCAACGACGCGTTGAGAcagatcaagatcgaagcCGATCTCAAGAGAGTGTTGCATGCCAACATCAACCATCACAGGGACGTGGGAAGTTATCGGGGTAGGAGGCACGCTGCTCATCTGCCAGTGAGAGGGCAGAGGACAAGTACGAATGCACGCACCGCAAAGAAGCTCAACAGGTTGGAGAGGAGGGGTTTTGGCACAGTAGCGAGGACCACAACGGAGCAACACGCAAACGTGTCTCTGCAAGATCTGCTCAGGCCATTGGCGCGCATCAGGTTTGGTGGAGAGTGCTAG
- a CDS encoding putative chaperonin-containing T-complex alpha subunit TCP1: MAQLFQKDPRSTGLFIGGERLSGAEIRNQNVLAAQSIANIVKSSLGPVGLDKMLVDDIGDVTISNDGATILSLLEVDQPAGRILVELAQQQDKEVGDGTTSVVIIAAELLRRANELVKNKIHPTTIITGYRLACREACKYLQDQLSTKVETLGKDSLINVAKTSMSSKIIGADDDFFAQLAVDAMLAVKTVNPRGETKYPVKAVNVLKAHGKSARESLFVNGYALNCTVASQAMKTRIRNAKIALLDINLVKQRMHLGVHITIDDPEQLEKIRARESEIVLERVRKILASGANVILTTKGIDDLCLKEFVEAGAMAVRRCRKEDLRRIAKATGGQLVSSLSNLEGEETFEASSLGSADEVAQERISDDELILVRGTKTVSSSSIILRGANDYLLDEMERALHDSLCVVKRTLESGSVVPGGGAVESALSIYLENFATTLGSREQLAIAEFAQALLVIPKTLAVNAAKDSTDLVAKLRAYHNAAQNASAGDPKKSLRFYGLDLLNGQVRDNLKAGVLEPTVSKVRSLKSALEAATSLLRIDDAITIAPEQPPEDPHAHM; this comes from the coding sequence ATGGCGCAGCTCTTCCAAAAGGATCCACGCAGCACAGGTCTTTTCATAGGCGGCGAGCGTCTCTCTGGCGCTGAGATCCGCAACCAGAACGTCCTAGCTGCTCAGTCGATCGCCAACATTGTCAAATCTTCCCTCGGTCCCGTAGGACTCGACAAgatgctcgtcgatgacaTCGGAGATGTCACCATCTCCAACGACGGCGCTACCATCCtttcgctgctcgaggtcGACCAGCCAGCGGGACGCATTCTGGTAGAATTGGCACAGCAACAGGACAAGGAGGTCGGCGACGGCACCACTTCTGTCGTCATCATTGCCGCCGAGCTTTTGCGCAGAGCCAATGAGCTGGTTAAGAACAAAATTCAccccaccaccatcatcaccggCTACCGTCTCGCGTGTCGTGAGGCCTGCAAATACCTCCAGGATCAGCTTTCCACCAAGGTTGAAACACTCGGCAAGGACTCCCTCATCAACGTagccaagacgagcatgtcgagcaagatcaTCGGTGCTGATGACGACTTTTTCGCGCAACTCGCTGTTGACGCTATGCTTGCCGTCAAGACGGTCAACCCACGTGGTGAAACAAAGTACCCTGTCAAGGCGGTCAACGTTCTCAAGGCGCACGGCAAGTCGGCCCGCGAGTCGCTCTTTGTCAACGGATACGCGCTCAACTGCACTGTTGCCTCACAAGCCATGAAGACGCGCATTCGCAACGCCAAGATTGCTTTACTCGACATCAACCTCGTCAAACAGCGCATGCACCTCGGCGTCCATATCACCATCGACGATCCGGAACAGCTCGAAAAAATTCGTGCCCGAGAGAGCGAAATTGTGCTCGAGCGGGTTCGTAAGATCCTCGCCTCAGGCGCCAACGTCATTCTCACCACCAAGGGAATCGATGACCTTTGTCTCAAGGAATTTGTCGAAGCAGGAGCAATGGCCGTACGACGATGCCGCAAGGAAGACCTACGCAGGATCGCCAAAGCGACTGGTGGACAGCTCGTGAGCAGCCTGAGCAACTTAGAAGGCGAAGAGACATTTGAAGCCAGCAGCCTCGGATCAGCCGATGAGGTGGCTCAGGAGCGTAtcagcgatgacgagctcatcctcgttCGCGGTACCAAGACtgtcagctcgagctcgatcatTCTGCGTGGTGCCAACGATTACCTGctggacgagatggagcgTGCTCTTCACGATAGCTTGTGCGTCGTCAAGCGCACCCTTGAAAGCGGATCTGTCGTTCCAGGTGGAGGAGCAGTCGAATCCGCGCTCAGCATCTACCTGGAAAACTTTGCCACCACACTCGGAAGCagagagcagcttgctATTGCCGAATTCGCCCAAGCACTTTTGGTGATCCCCAAGACGTTGGCTGTCAATGCGGCCAAGGATAGCACCGATCTGGTGGCCAAATTGCGTGCCTATCATAACGCGGCGCAGAACGCCAGCGCTGGTGACCCTAAGAAATCGCTTCGATTCTATGgtctcgatctgctcaatGGTCAGGTCAGGGACAACCTTAAAGCAGGCGTCTTGGAGCCAACGGTGAGCAAAGTCAGAAGTCTCAAGTCGGCCCTTGAAGCTGCGACCAGTCTGTTGCGTATCGACGACGCGATCACCATTGCTCCTGAACAACCACCTGAGGATCCCCATGCCCACATGTAA
- a CDS encoding putative Small nuclear ribonucleoprotein F codes for MSSFQPVNPKPFLQLQTGKPVLVRLKWGMEYKGFLVSTDSYMNLQLANTEEFQDGKSNGMLGEVFIRCNNVLYLRELPDESA; via the exons ATGTCGAGC TTTCAGCCAGTCAACCCAAAACCCTTCCTACAACTGCAAACGGGAAAGCCAGTGCTGGTACGCTTAAAATGGGGCATGGAATATAAAGGTTTCCTCGTAAGCACAGACAGCTACATGAACTTGCAGTTGGCTAACACGGAGGAGTTTCAAGATGGCAAGTCAAATGGCATGCTCGGCGAGGTGTTCATTCGTTGCAACAACGTGTTATATTTGAGAGAGCTGCCGGACGAGTCGGCATAG
- a CDS encoding uncharacterized protein (related to general alpha-glucoside permease), whose product MVGVSTASISAMGSKEHQLVGEARIRAPQPLQLPLLTLGLLGAQTVWSIDMAFAPPYLLDLGLSKSAMAAVFVAGPLSGLIVQPLIGSLADNSTSKYGRRRPFLATATIICAISILFLGFASEVAACFAVPGGNTHQNLAIFIGVVSVYLVDFSVNAVTALDRALMVDIAETEHQAEANAWAARLTGVGSVLSFLIGNLDLPKLAPGFLGTTQIQIISVLVSVILIATHAVVVLCVEEQVLAQTRSYGSRKAKGFGLTAIMHDLYIQARGLPPPIIEIFKVQFFAQIGWFPILFYSTVWVGEIYKADVRLNGGKQSDHELFEQATRAGSRAFFWHAVLSLLTSIVLPLAVPNPVHESSARPVWFANSSMLRKLGKVRERCPKLSFWWPFANFVFFISMMGTYFAGLTKSVFLATWVVTSVGFCFAIANWIPIALLGILIHTQHVQTNPDSAHLVVGGRTLPSNAAANADREGDEVAMALLGDRTHDDEWRRGSMARMSLYDASLDQRSQPQSRVCDDTDSDDEDQLPRALSFGASSLYEEAHARDANAEADDVERGRDSDKGANSTLSHAGTVLGLHNVAIVVPQFLVTAASALIFAIMEPSPKQKDQEGDVGVGNSTESGKSSDALGFIFRLGGCCALVAGILAVRLVRRHGHELRGY is encoded by the coding sequence ATGGTTGGAGTCTCGACTGCATCGATATCAGCCATGGGAAGTAAGGAGCACCAGCTGGTTGGTGAGGCGCGCATCCGCGCACCTCAGCCGCTGCAACTGCCCCTGCTGACGCTCGGGTTGCTCGGAGCACAAACCGTATGGTCGATTGACATGGCATTTGCACCTCCTTACTTGCTCGACCTGGGTCTGTCAAAAtcagcgatggcagcggtgTTTGTGGCGGGTCCGCTCTCAGGACTGATCGTTCAACCTCTGATCGGCAGCCTGGCCGACAACAGCACATCAAAGTATGGACGACGTCGACCTTTTCTCGCGActgccaccatcatctgTGCTATCAGCATTCTCTTTCTGGGTTTCGCAAGCGAAGTTGCAGCTTGCTTTGCTGTCCCAGGTGGCAATACACACCAAAACCTCGCCATCTTTATCGGCGTCGTGTCCGTATATCTGGTCGACTTTTCCGTGAATGCCGTCACGGCGCTCGACCGCGCTCTGATGGTTGATATAGCAGAAACAGAGCATCAGGCTGAAGCTAACGCGTGGGCCGCTCGTCTGACGGGTGTTGGCTCGGTGTTGAGCTTTCTCATCGGCAACCTCGACTTGCCCAAGCTCGCGCCTGGTTTTCTTGGTACAACGCAGATCCAGATCATCTCGGTGCTTGTCAGTGTCATCCTCATAGCCACGCATGCAGTTGTGGTTCTTTGCGTGGAAGAACAGGTCCTCGCACAGACTCGCTCTTATGGCTCGAGAAAGGCCAAAGGCTTTGGACTCACAGCGATCATGCACGACCTCTATATCCAAGCAAGAGGGCTTCCGCCACCCATCATCGAGATCTTCAAGGTGCAATTCTTTGCGCAGATCGGCTGGTTCCCGATCCTATTTTACAGCACCGTATGGGTTGGGGAGATCTACAAAGCCGACGTGCGGCTCAATGGCGGAAAGCAAAGCGATCATGAACTATTCGAGCAAGCGACTCGCGCTGGCAGTCGCGCGTTCTTCTGGCATGCAGTCCTGTCGCTGCTCACTTCAATAGTGTTACCACTTGCGGTGCCAAACCCTGTGCACGAGTCTTCTGCTCGCCCGGTCTGGTTTGCAAACTCTAGCATGTTGCGCAAGCTTGGAAAAGTGCGCGAGCGATGCCCCAAGCTGTCATTCTGGTGGCCTTTCGCCAACTTTGTGTTTTTCATCTCCATGATGGGAACCTACTTTGCCGGTCTCACCAAAAGTGTCTTTCTGGCCACATGGGTCGTCACGTCGGTGGGCTTCTGCTTTGCGATCGCCAACTGGATTCCGATTGCCCTGCTGGGCATTCTGATTCACACGCAGCATGTGCAGACGAATCCTGACTCGGCGCATCTTGTTGTAGGGGGCCGCACTTTGCCGTCGAATGCGGCAGCCAACGCGGATCGTGAAGGGGACGAAGTAGCCAtggcgctgcttggcgacCGTACCCATGATGACGAATGGCGGCGCGGGTCGATGGCCAGAATGTCGTTGTACGACGCATCCTTGGATCAGCGTTCACAGCCTCAATCGCGTGTTTGTGATGACACCGACTCGGATGACGAAGATCAGCTTCCACGCGCCTTGTCGTTTGgagcatcgagcttgtaCGAGGAAGCGCACGCTCGCGATGCAAATGCGGAGGCAGACGATGTGGAAAGAGGGAGAGATTCCGACAAAGGTGCCAACAGCACACTATCGCACGCGGGTACCGTTCTGGGCCTGCATAATGTCGCCATCGTAGTGCCGCAATTCCTCGTCACGGCGGCATCCGCGCTGATCTTCGCCATCATGGAGCCAAGCCCCAAACAGAAGGACCAAGAGGGCGATGTAGGTGTAGGCAACTCGACAGAATCGGggaagagcagcgacgCTTTGGGTTTCATTTTCAGACTgggcggctgctgcgctctGGTCGCAGGCATTCTAGCAGTTCGGCTGGTACGTCGACATGGTCACGAACTTCGAGGCTATTGA